The following are encoded together in the Weissella soli genome:
- the adhE gene encoding bifunctional acetaldehyde-CoA/alcohol dehydrogenase: MTEGTTATPLKKVKKVLTPEERAARKEAAEIMIQELVTKAQVALEEFSQLNQAQVDKIVAAMALAGSENSLLLAHEAHDETGRGVVEDKDTKNRFASESVYNAIKNDKTVGVISEDKITGKVELAAPLGILAGIVPTTNPTSTAIFKSMLTAKTRNTIIFSFHPQAQRSSIHAAKIVYDAAVAAGAPKNFIQWIEKGSIEATTALMQNPHIASILATGGPAMVHAALTSGNPSMGVGAGNGAVFIDATANVDRAVEDLLLSKRFDNGMICATENSAVVHAAIYDEWMKKMEDQGAFRVANKDFPKVADAVFQPNAEGFGVQGPVAGMSGAWIADRAGIKLPADKDVLLFELDKKNIGEALSSEKLSPLLSVYKVASREEGIEVVRALLNYQGAGHNAAIQIGAQDDPFVKEYADAVEASRILVNQPDSIGGVGDIYTDAMRPSLTLGTGSWGKNSLSHNLSTYDLLNIKTVARRRSRPQWVRLPKDIYYESNAITYLQELPNVDRAFIVADPGMVQFGFVDKILNQFALREDQVKTSIYGSVKPDPTIGQAIDIARQMAEFKPDTVVLIGGGSALDAGKIARFIYEYSASHEGILQDDAALKDLFKELAQKFMDIRKRIVKFEHQSLTQMVAIPTTSGTGSEVTPFAVITDDETHIKYPLADYELTPQVAIIDPEFVMTVPKRTVAFSGMDALSHALESYVSVMNSEFTRPWALQAIKLVFENLETSYKYDPKNPTKEGQEARSKMHYAATLAGMSFANAFLGINHALAHKTGGAFGLPHGLAITIAMNHVIKFNAVTGNVKRTPFPRYETYTAQADYADIARFLGLQGKDDAALVDALTKKIAALAAALDIDTTLSGNGVSKKDFDAALDEITELAYDDQTTPANPRQPRLEELRQLFIDQF; the protein is encoded by the coding sequence ATGACTGAAGGTACTACTGCTACACCTCTAAAGAAGGTTAAGAAAGTTTTGACGCCCGAAGAGCGTGCTGCTCGTAAGGAAGCGGCTGAAATTATGATTCAAGAACTTGTTACCAAGGCACAAGTGGCTTTGGAAGAGTTCTCACAGTTAAACCAAGCACAAGTTGATAAGATTGTTGCCGCCATGGCCTTAGCCGGATCAGAAAATTCATTATTGTTAGCACACGAAGCGCATGATGAAACTGGTCGTGGGGTTGTTGAAGACAAGGATACCAAGAATCGCTTCGCTTCAGAATCTGTTTATAATGCAATTAAAAACGATAAGACAGTTGGTGTGATTAGCGAAGATAAGATCACTGGCAAGGTCGAATTAGCTGCACCGCTTGGGATTTTGGCAGGAATTGTGCCAACGACCAATCCAACGTCAACCGCTATTTTCAAGTCAATGTTGACGGCCAAGACGCGTAACACGATTATTTTCTCATTCCACCCACAAGCACAACGTTCATCGATTCATGCGGCTAAGATCGTCTATGATGCAGCCGTTGCCGCTGGTGCACCCAAGAATTTCATTCAGTGGATTGAAAAGGGTTCAATTGAAGCCACAACGGCTTTGATGCAAAATCCACATATCGCTTCAATCTTAGCAACAGGTGGTCCCGCCATGGTCCACGCTGCGTTGACATCAGGTAACCCATCAATGGGTGTCGGTGCCGGTAATGGCGCTGTGTTTATTGATGCGACTGCTAATGTCGATCGGGCGGTTGAAGATTTGCTGCTATCAAAGCGTTTTGATAACGGTATGATTTGTGCCACTGAAAACTCGGCTGTGGTGCATGCTGCCATTTACGATGAGTGGATGAAGAAGATGGAAGACCAGGGCGCCTTTAGGGTTGCTAACAAGGATTTTCCTAAGGTAGCCGATGCTGTTTTCCAACCAAATGCAGAAGGTTTTGGAGTGCAAGGCCCCGTTGCTGGTATGTCAGGTGCATGGATTGCTGATCGTGCTGGTATCAAGTTACCAGCAGATAAGGATGTTTTGTTGTTCGAATTGGATAAGAAGAACATTGGTGAAGCCTTATCATCAGAAAAGTTAAGCCCATTGTTGTCAGTTTACAAAGTGGCATCACGTGAAGAAGGTATCGAAGTGGTACGGGCGTTGCTCAATTACCAAGGTGCTGGGCACAACGCTGCCATCCAAATTGGTGCGCAAGATGACCCATTCGTTAAGGAATATGCTGATGCCGTTGAAGCATCACGTATCTTGGTGAACCAACCTGACTCAATTGGTGGTGTTGGTGATATTTACACTGATGCAATGCGTCCATCATTGACGCTGGGAACTGGATCATGGGGGAAGAATTCATTGTCACACAATCTTTCAACTTATGACTTGTTGAACATTAAGACGGTTGCCCGTCGCCGTTCACGTCCACAATGGGTTCGTTTGCCTAAGGACATTTACTACGAGTCAAATGCTATTACTTACTTACAGGAATTACCAAATGTCGACCGCGCATTTATCGTGGCTGATCCAGGAATGGTGCAATTTGGTTTTGTCGATAAGATTTTGAATCAATTTGCTTTGCGTGAAGATCAAGTGAAAACATCCATCTACGGCTCTGTTAAGCCTGATCCAACCATTGGTCAAGCCATTGACATTGCTCGTCAAATGGCGGAATTTAAGCCTGATACAGTTGTTTTGATCGGTGGTGGTTCTGCTCTGGACGCGGGTAAGATTGCACGCTTCATCTATGAGTACTCAGCGAGTCATGAGGGTATCTTGCAAGATGATGCTGCTTTGAAGGATTTGTTCAAAGAATTGGCACAAAAGTTCATGGACATCCGTAAGCGAATTGTCAAGTTTGAACACCAGAGCCTGACCCAAATGGTTGCGATCCCAACGACTTCAGGGACTGGTTCAGAAGTGACACCGTTTGCGGTGATCACTGACGATGAAACACACATTAAGTACCCATTGGCTGACTATGAATTGACACCGCAAGTGGCAATCATTGATCCTGAATTCGTGATGACCGTGCCTAAGCGGACAGTTGCTTTCTCAGGAATGGATGCCTTGTCACACGCCTTGGAATCATATGTTTCCGTGATGAACTCAGAATTTACCCGTCCCTGGGCTTTGCAAGCCATCAAGTTGGTCTTTGAAAACTTGGAGACCTCATACAAGTACGATCCAAAGAACCCAACCAAAGAAGGTCAAGAAGCACGTTCAAAGATGCATTACGCCGCTACCTTAGCAGGGATGTCATTTGCCAATGCCTTCTTGGGCATTAACCATGCTTTGGCCCACAAAACAGGTGGTGCCTTCGGCTTGCCACACGGTTTGGCCATTACCATTGCGATGAATCATGTGATCAAGTTCAACGCTGTTACTGGTAATGTGAAGCGGACACCGTTCCCTCGTTATGAGACTTATACTGCCCAAGCAGATTACGCTGACATTGCACGTTTCTTGGGCTTGCAAGGTAAGGATGATGCAGCCTTAGTCGATGCGTTGACTAAGAAGATTGCCGCTTTGGCAGCCGCTTTGGACATCGATACCACTTTGTCTGGAAATGGTGTCTCAAAGAAGGACTTTGATGCTGCACTGGATGAGATTACTGAGTTGGCCTACGATGACCAAACAACACCGGCTAACCCACGGCAGCCTCGTTTGGAAGAATTGCGTCAATTGTTCATTGATCAATTTTAA
- a CDS encoding TrmH family RNA methyltransferase yields the protein MENITSAQNARVKSWAKLQTKKGRQASQTYLLDGWHLVQEAINHDGKLHAVMATAEQLEAHMADVPHGVPIFQITDDIAKKLSDLVTPQGIFAEVTMPSATRDPHFIHDGAWLFLDGIQDPGNVGTMVRTADAAGFAGVVFGEGSVDMYSPKALRAMQGSQFHVQTTTGDLKEWTTAFVDNGINVYGTQLDPEAADLFMVEPQTQFGLIMGNEGQGMDAELAAATSQNLYIPLTGQAESLNVGVAAGIAMFALKAR from the coding sequence ATGGAAAATATTACATCAGCTCAAAACGCCCGGGTGAAAAGCTGGGCAAAGTTACAAACGAAAAAAGGCCGTCAAGCAAGCCAAACTTATTTGTTAGACGGTTGGCACTTAGTACAAGAAGCAATTAATCACGACGGGAAGTTGCATGCTGTAATGGCAACAGCAGAGCAATTGGAAGCCCACATGGCCGATGTGCCACATGGTGTTCCAATCTTTCAAATTACCGACGACATTGCGAAGAAGTTGTCTGATTTAGTGACGCCACAAGGCATTTTTGCCGAAGTGACGATGCCATCAGCGACACGTGACCCACACTTCATTCATGATGGTGCCTGGTTATTCTTGGATGGCATTCAAGATCCTGGTAATGTCGGTACCATGGTTCGTACAGCAGATGCTGCGGGCTTTGCGGGGGTTGTTTTTGGTGAAGGATCAGTTGACATGTACTCACCAAAGGCCTTGCGTGCAATGCAAGGTTCTCAGTTCCACGTGCAAACCACCACTGGTGATTTGAAGGAGTGGACCACAGCCTTTGTTGACAACGGTATCAACGTTTACGGTACCCAATTAGATCCAGAAGCCGCTGATTTGTTCATGGTTGAGCCACAAACGCAATTTGGTTTGATTATGGGTAATGAAGGTCAAGGCATGGACGCTGAATTGGCTGCAGCGACATCCCAAAACTTATACATTCCATTGACTGGGCAAGCCGAGTCATTGAATGTAGGGGTCGCGGCAGGTATCGCGATGTTCGCTTTGAAGGCCCGTTAA
- a CDS encoding HD domain-containing protein, producing MQTWQTDRTYRAIVDDLLAHPEIQALSNYTQHHHSDRLTHVIDVSYTSYRLALRLGLNATAVARAGILHDMFYYDWRVTKFELGTHAFIHPRVALRNAEKLTPLSEMEKDIILKHMWGATSALPHYRESYLVDLVDDYLAMREFFTPLRQWVAHHA from the coding sequence ATGCAAACATGGCAAACAGACCGTACGTATCGAGCAATTGTGGATGATCTATTAGCACATCCTGAGATACAAGCGCTTAGCAACTATACCCAACACCACCATTCAGATCGGTTAACGCATGTCATCGATGTCTCGTATACGAGCTATCGGTTGGCGTTACGCCTTGGCTTAAACGCTACTGCGGTGGCACGGGCAGGTATATTGCATGACATGTTTTACTATGATTGGCGCGTCACTAAGTTCGAACTAGGCACGCATGCCTTTATTCATCCACGGGTGGCATTACGTAATGCTGAAAAGTTAACACCACTCTCTGAAATGGAAAAGGACATCATTCTGAAGCATATGTGGGGGGCCACTTCGGCGTTACCCCACTATCGTGAAAGTTACTTGGTCGACTTAGTAGATGATTACTTAGCGATGCGGGAGTTCTTTACTCCTTTGCGTCAATGGGTGGCACATCATGCATAG
- a CDS encoding rRNA large subunit pseudouridine synthase E — MIVLFNKPFNVLTKFTDEQGRPTLKDYIDIPKVYAAGRLDKDSEGLLLLTDDGQLNHQLTDPKNKEYKTYYVQVEGDIDEAALTALEAGVSLKDGLTKPALAKKISEPDWLWERTPAVRFRANIPTSWISLSIKEGRNRQVRRMTAAVGFPTLRLIRTQIGPYKLADIPSGEYRIFHK, encoded by the coding sequence ATGATAGTTCTATTTAATAAACCATTTAACGTTTTAACAAAATTTACTGATGAGCAAGGGCGACCAACGCTCAAAGATTATATTGATATTCCTAAGGTCTATGCCGCCGGTCGGTTAGATAAGGATAGTGAGGGATTGTTATTGTTGACTGACGATGGTCAGCTTAATCATCAACTCACTGATCCTAAAAATAAAGAATACAAAACCTACTACGTGCAAGTTGAAGGTGATATCGATGAGGCGGCTTTGACGGCTTTAGAAGCAGGGGTGTCATTAAAGGATGGCCTCACTAAACCCGCACTGGCAAAGAAAATCAGTGAACCGGATTGGTTATGGGAGCGTACGCCAGCCGTACGTTTCCGAGCTAATATTCCAACGAGTTGGATAAGTCTATCAATTAAAGAAGGTCGTAATCGACAAGTGCGACGTATGACGGCGGCTGTTGGATTTCCTACACTGCGTTTGATTCGAACGCAAATTGGTCCGTACAAATTAGCTGATATTCCTAGTGGTGAGTATCGTATCTTCCACAAATAA
- a CDS encoding winged helix-turn-helix transcriptional regulator, producing the protein MAHTQAEVKPVHICEKFTATFDILGRKWNGLIIEVLLTEGSCRFKDLAQAVTKCSDRVLVERLKELEAEGIVERRTYADSSLIEYVLTERGQSMREMMEAIHNWSDEWQVAKEA; encoded by the coding sequence ATGGCACATACACAAGCTGAAGTGAAACCAGTACATATTTGCGAGAAATTCACGGCCACTTTTGATATTTTAGGTCGTAAATGGAACGGGTTAATTATCGAAGTGCTGTTGACGGAAGGTTCTTGTCGATTCAAAGATTTGGCACAGGCAGTCACGAAATGTTCAGACCGTGTCTTGGTTGAACGCTTGAAGGAACTAGAGGCAGAAGGCATTGTTGAACGACGCACGTATGCAGATTCATCATTGATTGAGTACGTTTTAACAGAGCGTGGACAATCAATGCGTGAAATGATGGAAGCTATTCATAATTGGTCAGATGAATGGCAAGTTGCAAAAGAAGCCTAA
- a CDS encoding SseB family protein: MATRIYFNEVVDNEDLEQAFNSYLQDVNPDTEHDFIKMIGVSRLYAPVQILGAEFTSEADGSLSAEYEDGIEVQYQVIKNGNDELFFPAFTSQVEYDKWAKTSTAQGLVTSLLSFDQFSSLTIPNDQIAGVVINPFGQNIVLNKTNLQYMVDALIQMNQNATISLDETTTDQTAFAALLARDLPGNLPDIRTVWAVDLVRGDERTLVYVLDADAEDANAQFFAYAQVSDQTPEFSNVLNVSQIGYPRLAVYTPIYNNVD, from the coding sequence ATGGCAACACGTATTTATTTTAACGAAGTAGTCGATAATGAAGACTTGGAACAAGCCTTCAACAGTTATTTGCAAGACGTTAACCCGGATACGGAACATGACTTCATCAAAATGATTGGGGTTTCTCGGCTGTACGCACCGGTGCAAATCCTGGGTGCTGAGTTTACATCAGAAGCTGACGGTTCACTTTCGGCTGAATATGAAGATGGCATTGAAGTCCAATATCAAGTCATTAAAAACGGCAATGATGAGTTATTCTTCCCTGCATTCACTAGTCAAGTCGAATACGATAAGTGGGCAAAAACGTCGACGGCCCAAGGGTTAGTGACATCGTTATTGTCATTTGATCAATTCAGCTCCTTGACTATACCCAATGATCAAATTGCGGGGGTTGTGATCAATCCATTCGGCCAAAACATCGTTTTGAATAAGACGAATTTGCAGTATATGGTTGATGCTTTGATTCAAATGAATCAAAATGCCACGATCTCACTTGATGAGACGACCACCGACCAAACGGCATTTGCGGCGCTATTAGCGCGTGATTTGCCAGGTAATTTGCCCGATATTCGTACGGTCTGGGCGGTTGATTTGGTACGGGGCGATGAGCGCACGTTGGTTTATGTGTTGGATGCCGATGCAGAAGATGCCAATGCCCAATTTTTTGCTTACGCACAAGTTAGTGATCAGACCCCTGAATTCTCTAATGTTTTGAATGTGTCTCAAATTGGTTATCCACGGCTTGCGGTGTATACACCAATTTACAATAATGTTGATTAA
- a CDS encoding SseB family protein, with product MADQDLTPEEEFNNEELLDALAAFREEQNEKTEQNFTVALLNAVFLAPVLFTEEPTVLEDGALEVAPDTMQLLTFEDEDGSTIFPIFTDAESMAAGEFPNEANTQIWPMTIEEYVPLFENDATLGSLALNPFTNGMPITRENLEYLAAVIAATNELSDDEDDDEMAPTSADDTDQDLEISVPENVPIALQYELMGVADDHAGIVSQMYLLWLASTDNTKANFLLVVDGPEKESVMALFPEFAAGFVKILGEEDSTVDIVSKEDFDVDLSEFPVLYNTVI from the coding sequence ATGGCAGACCAAGATTTGACTCCTGAAGAAGAATTTAACAATGAAGAACTGTTGGATGCGTTGGCAGCCTTCCGTGAAGAACAAAATGAAAAGACAGAACAGAATTTTACTGTCGCATTGCTGAATGCCGTTTTCTTGGCACCAGTATTGTTCACGGAGGAACCAACTGTATTGGAAGATGGTGCCCTTGAAGTCGCACCGGATACAATGCAATTGCTGACGTTTGAAGATGAAGATGGGTCAACTATCTTCCCAATCTTCACAGATGCTGAGTCGATGGCTGCTGGTGAATTCCCTAATGAAGCGAACACCCAAATTTGGCCAATGACCATCGAAGAATATGTCCCCCTATTCGAGAACGATGCCACTTTGGGTTCATTGGCCTTGAATCCATTTACGAATGGCATGCCCATTACGCGTGAAAACTTGGAATATTTGGCAGCCGTGATTGCCGCCACCAACGAGTTGAGTGATGACGAAGATGATGACGAAATGGCACCAACGAGCGCAGATGATACGGATCAAGATTTGGAGATTTCAGTCCCTGAAAATGTGCCGATTGCCCTACAATATGAGTTGATGGGGGTGGCCGATGACCATGCCGGGATTGTTTCACAAATGTACTTGTTGTGGCTGGCTAGCACTGATAATACAAAAGCAAACTTCTTGCTAGTTGTTGATGGCCCCGAAAAGGAATCGGTTATGGCGTTGTTCCCTGAATTCGCCGCTGGCTTCGTCAAAATTTTGGGTGAAGAAGATAGTACCGTTGATATTGTGTCTAAAGAAGACTTTGATGTTGATTTGAGTGAGTTCCCTGTGTTATACAACACGGTCATTTAA
- a CDS encoding TerC family protein, with protein sequence MLIDLLSPFFDAHNWHQAIMTADGWTIIISIVILESLLSVDNAVVLAAKTSTLNDPKKQQHALFAGLWSAFILRLLVIVFATYFIKIWQIKVLGALYLVYLSIDYFYKRKHPKQAIKKSKQNQTPHSFVLIVLELEMINFFFSIDSVLASVAISPNPVIVLIGGIVGILAVRFIANALMKLIHIMPEIEPMAYILIILIAIKLFMEIPAINIKISSSLFALMMGVVALVTYLFHRYRHL encoded by the coding sequence ATGCTTATAGACCTCCTATCACCCTTTTTTGATGCTCATAATTGGCATCAAGCTATCATGACAGCCGATGGTTGGACCATTATCATCTCTATTGTGATATTAGAAAGTCTACTGTCAGTCGACAATGCCGTGGTATTAGCAGCTAAAACCAGCACGCTGAATGATCCCAAGAAACAACAGCATGCTCTATTTGCCGGTCTGTGGAGTGCCTTTATTTTACGCCTCCTTGTGATTGTTTTTGCCACCTATTTCATTAAAATCTGGCAAATCAAAGTACTTGGGGCCCTTTATCTCGTGTATTTGAGCATTGACTACTTTTACAAGCGCAAACATCCAAAGCAAGCTATCAAAAAATCCAAGCAAAACCAAACGCCGCATTCATTTGTCCTCATCGTGCTTGAACTAGAGATGATCAATTTTTTCTTCTCGATCGATTCAGTGTTAGCTAGTGTGGCTATTTCACCTAATCCGGTGATTGTTCTGATTGGAGGTATCGTGGGTATCTTGGCAGTGCGTTTTATCGCCAACGCCCTCATGAAACTCATCCATATCATGCCAGAAATTGAGCCAATGGCTTATATCCTGATTATATTGATTGCGATTAAACTATTTATGGAAATCCCGGCTATTAATATTAAAATTTCAAGCAGCTTATTTGCTTTAATGATGGGAGTCGTTGCACTAGTAACGTATCTATTTCATCGTTACCGTCATTTGTAA
- a CDS encoding NAD(P)/FAD-dependent oxidoreductase — MMTKNIVIVGAGYSGVFAARKLSKQFANNAEYQIVLIDKHSFMTYMTELHEVATKRVEPKHIQFDLRQLFVHQKNVKVVTAEVLAFDKEAKTVTTAENVIPYEKLVLATGGTTNTFGTPGVEEYGFTLWSFEEALRLREQIERIIGEGARELDPVKRAAKLSIVVVGSGFTGVELAGELIEQRKELAAANFLDESEIKLYVVEAAPTILNMLSDRKLADKAEAYMTKHGIHLLKATGVTAVKEHAAVLADGSEIPTETLVWTAGVKAKEQGSKWGLQTGPAGRFMADEYSRAVGEEDIYVAGDVAAYQEPALTNPDNPRSGWTPQTVEGGESAANTVVPNIVFDLTGKGTRKVFKGHYQGFAVSVGAHYTVAYLYNKIALTGFLANMMKHIINYYFFLQLMSGYHLFHYTLDEFFRTPNGRTPFFGNTSRMGNALWAVPLRLALGVILVMVGTNLSGTLGLLLVIYGGLIFLGLLTSIAAFLTFIVSLILLFMEPSTTLLLIPFASLALMNGAGRAFGLDHWVTPMLNDFLGKTFNGKMASHYNDLKK, encoded by the coding sequence ATTATGACGAAGAATATTGTCATCGTCGGCGCAGGTTATTCAGGAGTCTTTGCAGCGCGCAAGTTGTCAAAGCAATTCGCTAACAACGCTGAGTACCAAATTGTATTGATTGATAAGCATTCATTCATGACTTATATGACTGAATTGCATGAGGTGGCCACTAAGCGTGTCGAGCCAAAGCACATTCAATTCGATTTGCGTCAACTATTTGTTCACCAAAAGAATGTGAAGGTCGTTACTGCTGAGGTTCTTGCTTTCGATAAGGAAGCTAAGACAGTGACTACTGCCGAAAACGTCATTCCATACGAGAAGTTGGTTTTGGCAACTGGTGGGACGACAAACACATTTGGTACACCAGGTGTTGAAGAATATGGCTTCACCTTGTGGTCATTTGAAGAAGCTTTACGTTTGCGCGAACAAATTGAGCGCATCATTGGTGAAGGTGCCCGTGAGTTGGACCCTGTCAAGCGTGCTGCTAAGTTAAGCATCGTCGTGGTTGGATCTGGCTTTACTGGTGTTGAATTAGCTGGTGAATTGATCGAACAACGTAAGGAACTGGCTGCGGCTAACTTCTTGGACGAATCAGAGATCAAGTTGTACGTGGTTGAAGCTGCACCAACAATCTTGAACATGTTGTCAGATCGTAAGTTGGCTGATAAGGCTGAAGCTTATATGACTAAGCATGGTATCCATTTGTTGAAGGCAACTGGTGTGACTGCAGTTAAGGAACACGCAGCTGTTTTGGCTGATGGTTCTGAAATTCCAACGGAAACTTTGGTTTGGACTGCGGGTGTGAAGGCAAAGGAACAAGGCTCAAAGTGGGGCTTGCAAACTGGTCCTGCCGGCCGTTTCATGGCCGATGAATACTCACGTGCCGTGGGTGAAGAGGATATCTATGTCGCCGGTGACGTGGCTGCCTATCAAGAACCAGCTTTGACGAATCCTGATAACCCTCGTTCAGGTTGGACACCCCAAACGGTTGAAGGTGGGGAGTCAGCCGCAAACACCGTGGTGCCAAACATCGTCTTTGATTTGACGGGTAAGGGTACGCGTAAGGTCTTTAAGGGCCACTACCAAGGATTTGCGGTTTCAGTTGGTGCCCACTACACGGTCGCCTACTTGTACAACAAGATTGCTTTGACCGGCTTCTTGGCAAACATGATGAAGCACATCATCAACTACTACTTCTTCTTGCAATTGATGTCAGGTTACCACCTCTTCCATTACACACTCGATGAATTCTTCCGTACACCAAACGGTCGGACACCATTCTTTGGTAACACGTCACGTATGGGTAATGCCTTGTGGGCAGTCCCATTGCGTTTGGCTTTGGGTGTCATCTTGGTGATGGTTGGTACTAATTTGAGTGGCACGCTTGGTTTGTTGTTAGTGATCTATGGTGGGTTAATCTTCCTGGGCTTGTTGACTTCGATTGCTGCTTTCTTGACATTTATCGTGTCATTGATCTTGTTGTTCATGGAGCCATCAACGACCTTGTTATTGATTCCATTTGCTTCATTGGCCTTGATGAACGGTGCCGGACGCGCCTTTGGATTGGACCACTGGGTAACACCAATGTTGAATGATTTCCTTGGTAAGACGTTCAATGGTAAGATGGCATCACACTATAACGACTTGAAAAAGTAA
- a CDS encoding TerC family protein: protein MEVSLGYWIAFFAFVVVMLALDLGVFHRKNEAPTIKSSLLWSAFWIGLALVFAVGVAIFAKPEYAVDFITAYLLEKSLSIDNLFIFILVFGFFNIDVKYQHRLLFWGVFGALIMRVLFIFGGAALLHRFEWLMYVFGAFLVITGIRMLFEKEGEQDLNESPIIKSLRKILPLKEDATEPHFFVRVNGKLLATQFLLALLFIEASDLIFAVDSIPAVLAVTQDEFIVVTSNIFAIMGLRSLYFALSGILPMFRYIKYALAIILAFIGAKMLINEGAAMLGWHVHISNMTSLVVVVGLLTLSIVASVVVERAQKRRRFK from the coding sequence TTGGAAGTTAGTTTAGGTTATTGGATCGCATTTTTTGCCTTCGTTGTGGTGATGTTGGCGCTGGATTTAGGCGTATTTCACCGCAAAAATGAAGCCCCTACTATCAAATCTTCCCTTTTGTGGAGTGCTTTCTGGATTGGGTTGGCCCTAGTCTTTGCCGTCGGTGTTGCGATATTTGCTAAGCCGGAATATGCCGTTGACTTTATCACCGCATATCTATTGGAAAAGTCGTTGAGTATCGACAACCTGTTTATCTTTATCTTGGTTTTCGGATTTTTCAACATTGATGTGAAATATCAACACCGTTTATTGTTCTGGGGTGTCTTTGGCGCCTTGATCATGCGGGTGCTCTTCATTTTTGGTGGGGCAGCTTTGTTACACCGTTTCGAGTGGTTAATGTATGTCTTTGGCGCCTTCTTGGTGATCACGGGTATCCGGATGCTCTTTGAAAAAGAAGGCGAACAGGACTTGAATGAGTCCCCTATTATCAAGAGCCTGCGTAAAATTTTACCGTTAAAAGAAGATGCGACAGAACCGCACTTTTTCGTTAGGGTGAATGGTAAACTCTTGGCCACCCAATTCTTATTGGCGCTGCTGTTCATCGAGGCATCTGATTTGATTTTCGCGGTGGACTCAATTCCAGCCGTGTTAGCGGTGACTCAAGATGAGTTTATTGTCGTGACTTCAAATATTTTCGCGATTATGGGCTTGCGGTCACTCTACTTTGCCTTGTCAGGTATCTTACCGATGTTCCGCTACATCAAGTATGCCTTGGCGATCATTTTGGCCTTTATCGGTGCCAAGATGTTGATCAACGAAGGTGCTGCGATGCTCGGATGGCATGTGCACATCTCAAATATGACCTCATTAGTTGTGGTGGTTGGTTTGTTAACTTTGTCAATCGTGGCTTCAGTGGTCGTTGAACGCGCCCAAAAGCGCCGTCGATTTAAATAA